CTTTGTCTGCCCGCTCTCTAAACAACAAAGTATTTTCATTATCGAAATGTATCATATTGCGAAACTAGGTTCCGTATACAGAGGCAAGCCCCCACTACCTATTAGAAAACGCTTTCAAACAATCGAATAAATTCCTCATTTCACTGCACACAAGAATAGACGCAACTTTCTGATAGATTTATATAAAAATGAAATATAAGACATTTTAAATTGGTTTGATTCCAAGAATTATAATAGCTTCTGTTCTGACTTTAAAATCTATCTTAGCCAAACGAATCGGTGTAAGAATACCGATTCCCGTTAAGAACATGACGATCAAAGATATTTGAAAAAAATTCAAAAGGCAACGTAATATCAATGAGAAAACTGAAATTGTTTGCAGCCGTCAACATTACATTGAAATTTTTGTATGAATACTTCAACAAAACGCCCAATAGCATTTTGAATACGATAAAGTAGCAAAATAAGACCCCTATAATAAACAATAGAAGAATAGTGGGAGTAAATAGGAGTGTACAATCTGTATATTTTTCCAACAAATATAAATTCAAAAACCATTGTAGTAACGAAGTAGATAAGCATCGTAATGATTCTTCGTCTAAGTTCTTCTAGGTGTCGGACAAGACTCATTTCTGAATCAGACATCCATAACAACCTCTACCTCTATCTCTTATCTGTTTCCGCCTTATTAACGGAATCTGCCTTTGCTTCACTTGAACCAGAAGTAAGCTCTTTTGTTGCATCTTTAAATTCTTTTAGTGACCGTCCGAATGCGCGTCCAATCTCTGGCAGTTTACTTGGACCAAATATGATAAGCGCAAGCGCAAGTATAAGAATCAAGCCGGGAAGTCCGATGTTTGATAACATTCTATTCCTGCTCCCATTTTAAAAATTTCTTCTTTTCAAACGTTAATTTGATGAAAGTGGACTTGTTATAATTTTACATAATTACTTTAGAAAAGTAAAATATTTTTTATGTGATAAATAATATAATCTTAGTATTTATATATATTAGTTCGAATTTGTAATAAGATAGCTGTTTCTGGTGAAAATAATGTGCCGATTTACATCATTTGTATTCAAAAATGGGATGGCATATGATATATATCCCACCGTTTACTAATCTTTCAAACCAAAAAGTGGGAGTTATACTGAAACCATCTCAAATTCGACGTGGAAATTTATTAGCATTGGAACGGATATACCACGCTCAATGGCGGTCGCAATATCGTAAGAATATATGGATGAATACAGCTTTTACCATGTAATTATAAAAAAACGTCCATGCTGGGCGCACATTGAATAAACCCGGTAAAATTCACCGGGTTTAGTTTGATACGCATTTTATCTAGTCCTGACTTATATTGTGCTGATTAGCCATCATGTTTCAATTTTATTTTCTTGCGATTGGACAGGGGACTGATTCCAATCCGAAATAGAGAGGCTTTTTTTGACTTTACTATTATAATACGCCACGAGAACAGCAAGCCATA
Above is a window of Fodinisporobacter ferrooxydans DNA encoding:
- a CDS encoding twin-arginine translocase subunit TatC yields the protein MNLYLLEKYTDCTLLFTPTILLLFIIGVLFCYFIVFKMLLGVLLKYSYKNFNVMLTAANNFSFLIDITLPFEFFSNIFDRHVLNGNRYSYTDSFG
- the tatA gene encoding twin-arginine translocase TatA/TatE family subunit, whose product is MLSNIGLPGLILILALALIIFGPSKLPEIGRAFGRSLKEFKDATKELTSGSSEAKADSVNKAETDKR